The Mycobacterium riyadhense sequence AATTCATCATCAGAACAGCCCCTCCTCTTACGGCTTATTCTCGACCGCAAGCCCGTCCGTTACCTGAAACGACACGCGGCACCGCCTACCGGGAACCAACCGGGTTCCATCCGACTACCTGAAGAAACCGGAAAGTCCTGTCCCCGAGTTGAACCCGCCGGAGTTCTGGTCGCCAGAGTTGACGACACCCGAGCTGTCGTCACCCGAGTTGGAGATACCAGCGAGGTTATTGCCTGAGTTGGTAATTCCAGCGTTGAAGGTGCCGATATTTCCGAACCCGGAGTTGAAGCCGACGAGCGAAGTAGTACCCGCGTTCGAGAAGCCCGAGTTACCAGTTCCGGTATTGAAGAAACCGGAGTTCAGACCACCGTTGGGATCGCTGTTGCCCCAGCCGGAATTGCCCGTACCAGCGTTTCCGAAGCCCGAGTTGAGAACTGGTTGGTTGACCGCGTTGCCGAAACCGGTGTTGAGGTTGCCCCCGTTGAATCCACCGGTGTTGGTGTCCCCGCCGTTGAAGAAACCAGTATTGACACTACCCCCGTTGGCGAGGCCGGTGTTGGAGTCACCGGCGTTGAAGAAGCCCGTATTTCCCGCACCCGAATTTCCGAAACCGGTGTTCTGCCAGCCCACATTGAAGCTACCCGAGTTTGAGTCTCCCGCATCGAAAATACCGAAGTTTCCGTTACCCGCGCTCCCGAAACCGGTGTTCACATTACCCGCGTTCCAAAAGCCGGTGTTGAAATTGCCCGCATTCCCGAATCCAGTATTTCCGTTGCCCGCGTTCCCCCAGCCGATGTTATTGTCGCCGGAGTTGAAGAAACCGATGTTGTTGTTGCCGGAGTTGAACAAACCGATATTTCCGGTACCCGTATTCAGGGCACCAAAGCCAATCTGACCGTCGCCCGTGAGCCCAAAGCCTATGTTGTTGTTGCCTTTGTTACCAAATCCGATATTGCCGGTGCCAAGGTTCCCAAACCCCAGGTTGGTGCCGCCATTGTTTCCACTGCCGAAGCTGAAGTCGCCGATGTTTCCACTGCCGATGGTTAAGTCGGCATTGTTTCCGCCACCCAAGAGGTTGAGCGTGCCGAAGCTTCCGCTAGCCAAATTGAGGCTGCCGATATTTCCACTGCCCAGGTTTCCGCTGCCGAAGTTTCCACTACCGAAGTTATAGTCGCCGGTGTTCCCGCTGCCGGTGTTTCCAGTCCCTGTGTTTCCGCTGCCCCAGTTCACGCTGCCGTAGTTCCCGCTGCCGACATTCCAGTCGCCGAAGTTTCCGCTGCCCAGGTTGAGGCCGCCGAAGTTGCCGCTGCCGAGGTTGAAGGAGCCGACATTTCCAACACCCAAGTTAAAGATCAGATCGGCAATCCCTTGAGCGGCCCGCGGGGCGGCACCGGCCGCCGCACCACTACCTACCAAACTCGACAAGCCCGGCAGGCCCGATAAGGCGCCTCGCCACGACGTCAGCTGCGACGCCGCCGCCGAAGCGCCGCCGTGATACCCCACCATCGCGGCCACATCGGCGGCCCACATCTCCTCATAGACCGCCTCGGCGGCCGCAATCGCCGGCGCATTCTGACCAAAAATGTTCGACAACACCAGCTGCACGAACGCATTGCGGTTGGCCGCTACCGCCAACGGATGAATCATCGCCGCCCGCGCCGCCTCAAACGCACTCACCACCGCCTTGGCCTGAGCCGACGCCCCCGCAGCCCGCGCCGCCGCCGCACTCAACCACCCCGCGTACGGAGCCGCCGTCGCCGCCATCGCCGCCGCCGCCGCACCCTGCCACGCCTGACCCACCAACCCCGACGTGACCGACCCAAACGAATCCGCCGCCGACCCCAACTCCGCGGCCAAACCGTCCCACGCCCGGGCCGCCTCCAACATCGGCCCCGACCCCGCACCGGAGAACATCCGCAACGAATTAACCTCAGGCGGCAATACCGAAAAATTCATCACCAACCCCCTCCTCTACGGGAGTATCTCCACCGCACGCCCGCGCGTTACTAGAAGCGACACGACACCTCCCACAGCCAGCCACTTAGGAACCCTAGGCCGAACCCCGACCAAAACCCGGGATTTGCCGCACGACTCACCGTCGTCGCGAGCTGCGAGCTGCGAGCTGCGTTTCTAGATTCCCTTGAGCCGGACGGCCAGATAGTCGGCAACCTTGTCCATGGCGATCCGCTCCTGTGTCATGGCGTCGCGCTCGCGCACCGTGGCGGCATTGTCCTCGAGCGAATCGAAATCCACCGTCACGCAGAATGGCGTACCGATCTCGTCTTGACGTCGGTAGCGCCGTCCGATCGCGCCCGCATCGTCGAAATCGATGTTCCAGCATTTCCGCAATTCCGCGGCCAAGTCACGAGCCTTGGGGCTCAGGTCTGCGTGCCGCGACAGTGGCAACACCGCGGCCTTAACCGGCGCCAACCGGGGATCCAGCCGCAGGACCGAACGTTTGTCCATTCCCCCCTTGGCATTTGGCGCCTCGTCCTCGGCGTACGCATCGATGAGAAATGCCATGAACGACCGGGTCAGGCCGGCTGCCGGTTCGATAACGTACGGTATGTACCTGCTGTCGCTGGCCTGGTCATAAAATGACAGATCGGTGCCGGAATGCTTTGTGTGCGTTGATAAGTCGAAGTCGGTTCGGTTAGCGACGCCCTCCAGCTCGCCCCATGGATTGCCGACGAAGCCGAACTTGTACTCGATGTCGACGGTGCGGTCCGAGTAGTGCGACAACTTGTCCTTGGGATGTTCCCACAGCCGCAGGTTCTCCCGATCGATGCCGAGGTCGACATACCACTGCAGCCGAGTGTCGATCCAGTACTGATGCCACTCCTTCGCGGTCGACGGCTCGACAAAGAACTCCATCTCCATCTGCTCGAACTCGCGGGTGCGGAAGATGAAGTTGCCCGGGGTGATCTCGTTGCGGAAGCTCTTCCCGATCTGGCCGATACCAAAGGGCGGCTTTCTGCGCGCCGTCGTCACCACGTTGCCGAAGTTGACGAAGATGCCCTGCGCGGTTTCGGGTCGCAGATAATGCAGCCCCTCCTCGGTCTCAATGGGACCAAGGTAGGTCTTGAGCATCATGTTGAATTCCCGCGGCTCGGTCCACTGGCCGGGCTCACCCGTGTCCGGGTCGCGAATATCGGCCAGCCCGTTGGGTGGCGGGTGACCATGCTTGGCTTCGTAGGCCTCGATGAGATGGTCGGCCCGGTAGCGCTTGTGGGTGATCAGCGACTCGACCAGCGGGTCGTGGAACACCTCGACGTGGCCGGAGGCCACCCACACCTCCCGCGGCAGGATGATCGACGAATCGATACCGACGACGTCATCGCGCCCGGTGACCACCGATAGCCACCACTGCCGCTTGATGTTCTCTTTGAGTTCCACCCCTAGTGGACCGTAGTCCCAGGCAGACTTGGTACCCCCGTAGATCTCGCCCGAGGGAAAGACGAAGCCGCGCCGTTTGGCCAGGTTGACTACGGTGTCGATGACGGACGCCACGGGGTGGTCCACTCCCTTCGGGGGATCGGCAAGCACGTGCAGCGGTGAATCACACCGTTGCGAAACATCAGTCATGGTAGCGATCGGCAGCTTGGACCCATATCCGTCTTTGACATGCGTCATCATGCATGTGACAGTGGAGGTCGGCCGCAAGCCTTCCGAATACCGGCGCTTTCGAGGTGGTGACTCCGATATGGTGACGTCCCCCGCCACGCCGACCGCCGCTCATCGGGACGTGGGTGGCGACGTGGCCGGCGGTCACGAGCATGGCACCGCTAGATCGCTGGACTTCCCAGCACCGCCGTCGCGGGAGATTCTCGACGCGGCGGGCGAGCTGCTGCGCGCGCTGGCGGCGCCGGTACGGATCGCCATTGTGCTGCAGCTGCGGGAAGCCCAGCGCTGCGTCCACGAGTTGGTCGACGCGTTGGGGGTGCCACAGCCGCTGGTCAGCCAACATCTGAAGATCCTCAAGGCGGCGGGCGTGGTCGCCGGGGAGCGGTCCGGCCGCGAAGTGCTGTACCGGCTTGCCGATCACCACCTGGCGCACATCGTCGTCGACGCCGTCGCTCACGCGAGTGAAGGCCCCCAGTGACGCGCCGACGACGATGCAGTGGGGGTACCTCCCGCTTGGGGACGAAGCGATGAGGTGGGGGCACCGCCCGCTTGCGGGGGAGAGCGGCGCCATATGACGGGCTCGAGCGTTCGCTCCACCCGGCAGCGAGCAGCGATCTCGACGCTGCTGGAGACGCTGGACGAATTCCGCTCGGCCCAGGAATTGCACGACGAACTGCGTCGCCGCGGCGAGAACATCGGCCTGACCACCGTGTACCGGACGCTGCAATCGATGGCGGCCACAGGGCTGGTCGACACGCTGCGCACCGACACCGGTGAATCGGTCTATCGCAGGTGCTCGGAGCATCATCACCACCATTTGGTGTGCCGCAGCTGCGGTTCCACCATTGAGGTCGCCGATCACGAGGTCGAGCAATGGGCCGCCGAAGTGGCCACCAAGCATGGCTTTTCCGATGTCAGCCACACGATAGAGATCTTCGGCACGTGCTCGGACTGCGGGGCCTAATGGCGATCGCAAGCGCGGCGAAGCCGGGCGCAGCGGGTCGCCATCATCAGGCCTAATGGCGATCGCAAGCGCGGCGAAGCCGGGCGCAGCGGGTCGCCATCATCAGGCCTAATGGCGATCGCAAGCGCGGCGAAGCCGGGCGCAGCGGGTCGCCATCATCAGGCCGGTGGCGATCGCAAGCGCGGCGAAGCCGGGCGCAGCGGGTCGCCATCATCAGGCCGGTGGCGATCGCAAGCGCGGCGAAGCCGGGCGCAGCGGGTCGCCATCATCAGGCTTAGCCGGCAAGCTTAGACAGTTAGCGCGCGGCGCATCTGAGCGCCCGTATCCAGCACCAGCAGGATCAGGGTGCGCAGCGCGTCGTCGGTCAAGCCGGCGCCGGGAAAGTTGTAGCGCAGCATCACGTCTGCGGTTTTGGCCGCACCCTTGCCGGAGTTTCGCTGTACGGCCTTGTCCGCAATCTTTTCGACCATCGTCACGGAGCCGAAGTTGGTATCCCGCGCCTGCTTGGCCACCTGATCGCGGATCTTCTTCGTCAGCGGCAAGTCCCACACCAATATCTGGGTCATCGACACCAGGTCGAGGTCTTCGACGATGGTCACCACCCGCAGCGACGCGAACGTGCCGTCATGCCGGACCGTCAGCCCGCCGTCGGCTTCCTCCTCGACGGAAAGGATGTCCCGGAGTATCGATGCCAGCCGCTCCTGCAGAGATGGCACTAGGCGCTCCCGAACCGTCGATTTCGGGACGCGTATTCCTCGCAGGCCGCCCACAAGTCGCGACGGTCATAGTCCGGCCACAGCTTGTCCTGGAATACGTACTCGGCGTACGCCGCCTGCCACAACATGAAATTGCTCGACCGGTGCTCACCGGAGGTCCGCAGAAACAGATCCACATCAGGGATGTCCGGTCGCTGCATATGCCGGGAGATGGTCGACTCGGAGATCCGCTCCGGGTTCAGTCTGCCCGCGGCCACCTCACGGGCGATTTCCCTTGCCGCTTCGGCGATTTCGGTTCGGCCGCCGTAGTTGACGCAGTAGTTGATGGTGATGACGTCGTTGTTGCGCGTGGTATGCTCCGCGATCGCGAGTTCGTTGATGACGCTACGCCACAGGCGTGGCCGCGAACCCACCCACCGGATCCGGACTCCCAGCGCGTTGAGGATCTCACGACGGCGTCGCACCACGTCGCGGTTGAAGCCCATCAGGAAGCGGACTTCCTCGGCCGAACGCTTCCAGTTTTCGGTGGAGAAGGCGTAGAGACTGAGCCACTTGATCCCGAGTTCGACAGCACCACAAGCGATATCGATCACTACCGCCTCGCCCATCTTGTGTCCCTCGGTTCGAGGCAGTCCACGTTGGGTGGCCCAGCGGCCGTTACCGTCCATCACGATGGCGACGTGATTGGGCAACCGGTCGGCCGGGATACGGGGCGCCGTCGCTTTCGAAATGTGCTGCGGTGGCCGCCGCGGGCCGCCGTCGGGCGATGGCGGCAGCTCCGGGAAGACAACCGGCCACGTTGACGTATCGGGAAAAGTCGGATAGTCGTCGGGCGCCGGGGGCAGCTGCGGAAAGTCGGTCGGCTTCAGCTTTCGGGCGTTTCTAGCCACACGCCGTATCCTGCCCGATCAGCCCAGCGGGACGCTGGGCAGTTGCGCGATCACCCTGATAGACCCGCTCCACCAGTGGCAACGTTTTGAGCTGCCGTTCCAGATGCCATTGCAGGTGTGCGGCCACCAACCCGCTGGCGTAGCTGCGGTGCGATTGCGGTGCCGCCTCGGCGGCCTCCCAATCCCCGTCGTGCAGCGCGGACATCAGATCCAACACACCTAGCGGCGGTGTGGTGGAACCGGCCGGGCGGCAGTGCACGCAGACGCTGCCCCCGGCGGCGATGTGAAACGCCCGATGCGGACCGGGTGTGGCGCAGCGGGCGCACTCGGTCAGCGCCGGGGCCCATCCCGCAATACCCATGGCGCGGAGCAGATAGGCGTCCAACAGCAGGTCACGCGGCCGGAGACCGTCTGCCACCGCCCGCAGTGCGCCAACCGTAAGCCGGTGCAGAGCCGGGGCCGGCGCCCGCTCCTCACCGGCGAGGCGCTCGGCGGTTTCCAGCATCGCGCACCCGCAGGTGTAGCGGCCATAGTCGCTGACGATGTCGGTGGCAAACGCGTCGATCGAGACGACCTGGGTGACGATGTCCAGGTTGCGGCCGGGGTGCAGTTGCGCATCGATATGTGCGAACGGCTCCAGCCGTGCACCGAATTTGCTGCGGGTGCGACGAACGCCTTTGGCTACCGCACGGACCAGCCCGTGATCGCGGGTCAACAGGGTGACGATCCGGTCGGCTTCGCCGAGCTTGTGCTGGCGCAGCACAACAGCCCGGTCTCGATACAGCCGCATCACAATAGTTTTGCACCCCGCCGCGACATCGCGGGTATCCGCGCCGATAGTCTCGTACCCCGTGGTTGGCGCTTCTGGGTCCGATTTTGGGGCCATTCCTGGATCCGGCGGCCAGCGCCTGCCCACGCTGACCGACCTGCTCTATCAGCTGGCAACTGGCAAAGTAACCTCCGCTGAGCTGGTACGACGGTCCCTGCATGCGATCGATGTGAGCCAGTCCACCTTGAACGCATTCCGGATCGTGCTCACCGAGTCGGCGCTGACCGATGCGGCCGCGGCCGACCGGCGCCGCGCGGCCGGCGACACGGCACCGCTGCTGGGGATTCCGATAGCGGTCAAAGACGACGTGGACGTTGCTGGAGTGCCCACCGCATTCGGTACCGAGGGCTTTGTGCGGGCCGCTGCCCACGATGCCGAGGTCGTTCGCCGGCTCAAGGCGGCAGGCGCGGTGATCGTCGGCAAGACCAACACCTGCGAACTGGGCCAATGGCCCTTCACCAGCGGACCCGCCTTCGGGCACACCCGAAACCCGTGGTCGCGCCGGCACACGCCGGGTGGATCCTCGGGTGGCAGCGCGGCCGCGGTGGCCGCGGGCCTAGTCACCGCCGCGATCGGCTCCGACGGCGCCGGCAGCATCCGTATCCCAGCGGCGTGGACGCACCTGGTGGGCATCAAGCCGCAACGCGGCCGCATCTCTACCTGGCCGTTGCCGGAGGCGTTCAACGGCATCACGGTCAACGGCGTGTTGGCCCGCACGGTCGAGGATGCGGCGCTGGTATTGGACGCGGCGTCCGGCAACGTCGAGGGAGACCTGCACAAGCCGCCGCCGCTGACCGCGTCCGACTACGTCGGTATCGCGCCTGGCCCGCTGAAGATCGCCTTGTCAACCCGATTCCCATACACCTTCTTTCGCGCCAAATTGCATCCTGAGATCCTGGCCGCGACGCAAACGGTGGCCGAACAACTTGAGCTGCTCGGCCATACTGTCGTCAAGGGCAACCCGGACTACGGCCTACGGCTGTCGTGGAACTTTCTCGCCCGCTCCACGGCCGGCCTGCGTGACTGGGAGGAGCGGCTCGGCGACGAGGTCATCTGGGACCGCCGCACGCTGTCCAATTTCCGCACGGGTCACGTCCTGGGCCAGGCGATCCTGCGCAGCGCCCGCCGTCACGAAGCCGCCGACCAGCGTCGGGTGGGCTCCATCTTCGACATCGTCGACGTGGTGTTGGCGCCGACTACCGCGCAGCCACCGCCGCTGGCCCGCGCGTTTGACCGGTTGAGCGGGATGGCAACCGATCGCGCGATGATCGCCGCGTGCCCGGGTGCCTGGCCGTGGAACGTGCTGGGCTGGCCATCCGTCAACGTGCCGGCCGGGTTCACCTCCGACGGCTTGCCGATCGGCGTGCAGCTGATGGGACCGGCCAGCAGCGAGGGAATGCTGATCTCGCTGGCCGCCGAGTTGGAGGCCGTCAGCGGCTGGGCCACCAAACAGCCGACGGTGTGGTGGAACACCGGCAACGGCACGCCGCCGATCTATAGTGTGCCGACGCCCGGGCGCTAGAACCCAAGCCGGCCAAGCTGTTTGGGGTCGCGCTGCCAGTTCTTGGCGACCTTGACCCGCAGGTCGAGGTAAACCTTGGTCCCGAGCAGCTTTTCAATCTGGCTGCGCGCTGCGGTGCCCACCTCCCGCAACCGGGCACCGCCCTTGCCGATGACGATTCCCTTCTGGCTGTCCCGTTCGACATACAACACGGCGTGCACGTCGATCAGGTCGTCGTGCCCGTCCCGCGGGCTGACCTCGTCAATCATCACGGCCAACGAATGCGGGAGCTCGTCGTGCACCCCCTCTAAGGCGGCCTCCCGGATGAGCTCGGCCATCAGGGTCTCTTCGGGTTCGTCGGTGAGCTCGCCGTCGGGGTAGTACGCCGGGCCGGGGGGCAGCGCCGCGGCCAGCAGGCCGATCAGCACGTCAATCTGCTCGCCGGATACCGCCGACACCGGGACGATCTCGGTTGCGTTGGTGGCCAGCTCGCTGACGGCGGCGAGCTGAGCGGCCAGTCGGTCCTTTCCCACCTTGTCGATCTTTGTGACGATGACGATCAGCGCCGTCTTCGGCGCGATCGAGCGAATCTGGTCG is a genomic window containing:
- a CDS encoding PPE family protein, producing the protein MNFSVLPPEVNSLRMFSGAGSGPMLEAARAWDGLAAELGSAADSFGSVTSGLVGQAWQGAAAAAMAATAAPYAGWLSAAAARAAGASAQAKAVVSAFEAARAAMIHPLAVAANRNAFVQLVLSNIFGQNAPAIAAAEAVYEEMWAADVAAMVGYHGGASAAASQLTSWRGALSGLPGLSSLVGSGAAAGAAPRAAQGIADLIFNLGVGNVGSFNLGSGNFGGLNLGSGNFGDWNVGSGNYGSVNWGSGNTGTGNTGSGNTGDYNFGSGNFGSGNLGSGNIGSLNLASGSFGTLNLLGGGNNADLTIGSGNIGDFSFGSGNNGGTNLGFGNLGTGNIGFGNKGNNNIGFGLTGDGQIGFGALNTGTGNIGLFNSGNNNIGFFNSGDNNIGWGNAGNGNTGFGNAGNFNTGFWNAGNVNTGFGSAGNGNFGIFDAGDSNSGSFNVGWQNTGFGNSGAGNTGFFNAGDSNTGLANGGSVNTGFFNGGDTNTGGFNGGNLNTGFGNAVNQPVLNSGFGNAGTGNSGWGNSDPNGGLNSGFFNTGTGNSGFSNAGTTSLVGFNSGFGNIGTFNAGITNSGNNLAGISNSGDDSSGVVNSGDQNSGGFNSGTGLSGFFR
- a CDS encoding glycine--tRNA ligase, whose translation is MDHPVASVIDTVVNLAKRRGFVFPSGEIYGGTKSAWDYGPLGVELKENIKRQWWLSVVTGRDDVVGIDSSIILPREVWVASGHVEVFHDPLVESLITHKRYRADHLIEAYEAKHGHPPPNGLADIRDPDTGEPGQWTEPREFNMMLKTYLGPIETEEGLHYLRPETAQGIFVNFGNVVTTARRKPPFGIGQIGKSFRNEITPGNFIFRTREFEQMEMEFFVEPSTAKEWHQYWIDTRLQWYVDLGIDRENLRLWEHPKDKLSHYSDRTVDIEYKFGFVGNPWGELEGVANRTDFDLSTHTKHSGTDLSFYDQASDSRYIPYVIEPAAGLTRSFMAFLIDAYAEDEAPNAKGGMDKRSVLRLDPRLAPVKAAVLPLSRHADLSPKARDLAAELRKCWNIDFDDAGAIGRRYRRQDEIGTPFCVTVDFDSLEDNAATVRERDAMTQERIAMDKVADYLAVRLKGI
- a CDS encoding ArsR/SmtB family transcription factor, whose translation is MVTSPATPTAAHRDVGGDVAGGHEHGTARSLDFPAPPSREILDAAGELLRALAAPVRIAIVLQLREAQRCVHELVDALGVPQPLVSQHLKILKAAGVVAGERSGREVLYRLADHHLAHIVVDAVAHASEGPQ
- a CDS encoding Fur family transcriptional regulator, which codes for MTGSSVRSTRQRAAISTLLETLDEFRSAQELHDELRRRGENIGLTTVYRTLQSMAATGLVDTLRTDTGESVYRRCSEHHHHHLVCRSCGSTIEVADHEVEQWAAEVATKHGFSDVSHTIEIFGTCSDCGA
- a CDS encoding decaprenyl diphosphate synthase, which codes for MARNARKLKPTDFPQLPPAPDDYPTFPDTSTWPVVFPELPPSPDGGPRRPPQHISKATAPRIPADRLPNHVAIVMDGNGRWATQRGLPRTEGHKMGEAVVIDIACGAVELGIKWLSLYAFSTENWKRSAEEVRFLMGFNRDVVRRRREILNALGVRIRWVGSRPRLWRSVINELAIAEHTTRNNDVITINYCVNYGGRTEIAEAAREIAREVAAGRLNPERISESTISRHMQRPDIPDVDLFLRTSGEHRSSNFMLWQAAYAEYVFQDKLWPDYDRRDLWAACEEYASRNRRFGSA
- the recO gene encoding DNA repair protein RecO gives rise to the protein MRLYRDRAVVLRQHKLGEADRIVTLLTRDHGLVRAVAKGVRRTRSKFGARLEPFAHIDAQLHPGRNLDIVTQVVSIDAFATDIVSDYGRYTCGCAMLETAERLAGEERAPAPALHRLTVGALRAVADGLRPRDLLLDAYLLRAMGIAGWAPALTECARCATPGPHRAFHIAAGGSVCVHCRPAGSTTPPLGVLDLMSALHDGDWEAAEAAPQSHRSYASGLVAAHLQWHLERQLKTLPLVERVYQGDRATAQRPAGLIGQDTACG
- a CDS encoding amidase — its product is MVGASGSDFGAIPGSGGQRLPTLTDLLYQLATGKVTSAELVRRSLHAIDVSQSTLNAFRIVLTESALTDAAAADRRRAAGDTAPLLGIPIAVKDDVDVAGVPTAFGTEGFVRAAAHDAEVVRRLKAAGAVIVGKTNTCELGQWPFTSGPAFGHTRNPWSRRHTPGGSSGGSAAAVAAGLVTAAIGSDGAGSIRIPAAWTHLVGIKPQRGRISTWPLPEAFNGITVNGVLARTVEDAALVLDAASGNVEGDLHKPPPLTASDYVGIAPGPLKIALSTRFPYTFFRAKLHPEILAATQTVAEQLELLGHTVVKGNPDYGLRLSWNFLARSTAGLRDWEERLGDEVIWDRRTLSNFRTGHVLGQAILRSARRHEAADQRRVGSIFDIVDVVLAPTTAQPPPLARAFDRLSGMATDRAMIAACPGAWPWNVLGWPSVNVPAGFTSDGLPIGVQLMGPASSEGMLISLAAELEAVSGWATKQPTVWWNTGNGTPPIYSVPTPGR
- the era gene encoding GTPase Era, whose protein sequence is MTEFRSGFVCLVGRPNTGKSTLTNALVGTKVAITSMRPQTTRHTIRGIVHRKHFQIILVDTPGLHRPRTLLGKRLNDLVRDTYAEVDVIGLCIPADEAIGPGDRWIVDQIRSIAPKTALIVIVTKIDKVGKDRLAAQLAAVSELATNATEIVPVSAVSGEQIDVLIGLLAAALPPGPAYYPDGELTDEPEETLMAELIREAALEGVHDELPHSLAVMIDEVSPRDGHDDLIDVHAVLYVERDSQKGIVIGKGGARLREVGTAARSQIEKLLGTKVYLDLRVKVAKNWQRDPKQLGRLGF